From a single Rutidosis leptorrhynchoides isolate AG116_Rl617_1_P2 chromosome 5, CSIRO_AGI_Rlap_v1, whole genome shotgun sequence genomic region:
- the LOC139847355 gene encoding uncharacterized protein At5g41620 → MKKWSEEGEEEKGRGEKEPPPKKHQKLGEKLRRITGKKGGQLTPVQISNFDVQDSNFIAQDSELVVKEKDPSFCLTVSLPTDTSARKLAATAWELHQYNLPFVKMHNNSGGNRRNHRYLPLNNHHHHHHHRHHLLEDNPDPTPDLGSASSLRRHVAASLMQHHRKTQRNHNVVRAVSPASYGSSSLEVAPYNPAVTPTSSIEFKGANGETSYSLKTSTELLKVLNRIWSLEEQHAANITLVRALKRELDLARSKIKELARERQSDRHEMEHLVKQLTEDKQVNANAAIQSVREELEDERKLRKRSETLHRKLARELYETKTSLTNALKDTENERKSRVLLEDLCDEFAWGIKNYEQELHSLKHINPDNGIGSGYKPTRDGMILHISESWLDERMQNKQNSNGINKSVVEKLSSEIEAFLEVKRKGIQKSGSGSMGGPAGRRRHSLESIPMNLAASAPPGDGDDDDVSTAGDDSPCFELDKPVARINEDNVNNSKKKTARDSSSLQVKFEEQMAQAILGQEQAKSKMKTAQESQTEITEEEVGLNSKYLDSLLKNHYLHTGNEFDESVTKPVWKSHPSPIRGWTTKLPNEDLEISESSSKVKPESKEQTSLKSKLLEARTRGQRLGSRVKK, encoded by the exons ATGAAAAAGTGGagtgaagaaggagaagaagaaaaaggcagGGGAGAGAAGGAGCCACCACCAAAAAAGCACCAAAAGTTAGGGGAAAAGTTAAGGAGGATAACAGGCAAAAAAGGTGGACAATTAACTCCTGTTCAAATTAGCAACTTTGATGTGCAAGATAGCAACTTTATTGCCCAAGATTCAGAATTGGTGGTTAAGGAGAAAGACCCAAGTTTTTGTTTGACAGTTTCTTTACCAACTGATACTTCTGCCAGAAAATTAGCTGCTACTGCTTGGGAGCTTCATCAGTACAACTTGCCTTTTGTTAAAATGCACAATAATAGTGGTGGGAACAGAAGGAACCACCGTTATCTGCCGcttaacaaccaccaccaccaccatcaccaccgccATCATCTTCTTGAAGATAACCCTGATCCCACCCCTGACCTG GGGAGTGCTAGTAGTTTGAGAAGACATGTTGCAGCTTCATTGATGCAACATCATCGGAAAACTCAAAGAAATCATAACGTTGTACGAGCTGTCTCACCTGCAAGTTATGGTAGCAGTTCCTTAGAG GTAGCACCTTATAACCCTGCTGTTACTCCCACAAGTTCGATAGAGTTTAAGGGAGCAAACGGTGAGACAAGTTATAGTCTCAAAACATCTACCGAACTTCTCAAAGTTTTAAACAGAATTTGGAGTCTCGAAGAGCAACACGCAGCTAATATAACTCTCGTTAGAGCTTTAAAACGGGAACTTGACTTGGCTCGATCCAAGATCAAAGAACTGGCCCGTGAACGTCAATCAGATCGACACGAGATGGAACATTTAGTGAAGCAATTAACCGAAGATAAACAAGTTAATGCAAATGCAGCCATTCAATCTGTGAGAGAGGAGCTTGAAGATGAGAGAAAATTACGAAAACGGTCAGAGACACTTCACAGGAAACTTGCTCGGGAGCTTTACGAGACAAAAACATCACTCACAAACGCTTTAAAAGACACGGAAAACGAGAGGAAATCTCGTGTACTTTTAGAAGATCTTTGTGATGAGTTTGCTTGGGGGATTAAAAACTACGAACAAGAATTGCATTCGTTGAAGCATATAAATCCAGATAATGGAATCGGGTCGGGGTATAAACCTACCCGAGATGGAATGATTCTTCATATATCCGAATCTTGGCTCGATGAGCGTATGCAAAATAAGCAAAATTCAAATGGTATAAATAAATCGGTGGTGGAAAAGCTAAGTTCGGAAATCGAAGCGTTTCTTGAAGTGAAACGAAAGGGAATACAAAAGTCCGGGTCAGGGTCTATGGGGGGACCCGCGGGTCGACGGCGACATTCTCTCGAGTCCATCCCTATGAATTTGGCTGCTAGCGCTCCAcctggtgatggtgatgatgatgacgtGTCAACTGCAGGCGATGATTCACCTTGTTTTGAGCTAGATAAGCCCGTTGCCCGTATAAACGAGGATAATGTAAACAACAGTAAGAAAAAAACTGCACGTGATTCGTCTAGTTTGCAGGTGAAGTTTGAAGAACAAATGGCTCAAGCGATATTAGGTCAAGAGCAGGCGAAATCGAAAATGAAAACAGCACAAGAAAGTCAAACAGAAATAACAGAAGAAGAAGTGggtttaaactcgaaatatttggATAGTTTACTTAAAAACCATTACTTGCATACAGGGAACGAATTTGATGAATCCGTTACTAAACCCGTATGGAAAAGTCATCCAAGCCCGATTCGAGGATGGACTACAAAGCTACCAAATGAAGATCTTGAGATTTCAGAGTCGTCTTCAAAAGTCAAACCAGAGTCAAAGGAACAAACGTCGTTAAAGTCAAAGCTACTTGAAGCAAGAACAAGGGGTCAGCGATTGGGATCTCGTGTGAAAAAGTAA